From the Synchiropus splendidus isolate RoL2022-P1 chromosome 3, RoL_Sspl_1.0, whole genome shotgun sequence genome, the window TCCTCGGACGGAGCCGAGGAGTTCGAAGTGGACGGAGAGCTGGTGTCCTTCCCCCACGTATAGCTCTGAGCCGAGGAGGGCGGGGCCACGGCTCAGGGGTGACCCCTCCCGGAGCGGCACCTGAACCACACCCCTCCCCCCCGTCAGCCGCTGTTACACGTGGGATTCGCCACCTGGCCGGGGCAAATGGCCGTTGGGCCGTCGCTGCGGCGTCTTCTGACGTCACTGTTTTCATCTTGTCACACAAGTGGCACATTGCGACTCTGGAGTCGTTCAGCGGCTCAGTCGCGAGCTAGCTTCTGTTAGCTTGAGCACTCGACTGAGCCGCGTGAAGGCCTGTTACTGGCGATGGACCCGATCGGTCCGAGTCATCCTGGCAACAATCCCGACGTGTTGGTCACGGCGTTAGAACCCGGGAACGTTCGGCAGCCATCTTCCCAACATGTCATGACCAGCGGGGGgcgtggttcccaggaagcggGTTTCAAGATCGACTGCAGGCTCAGTCTttcacctcctgctgctcctcatttaAGCTCCAGCGCCCCCACCAGGCTGTCGGTTTCACCTTGTTCAAACTCATTCCCGCGCTGCTAACGCCGTAAACCATCTGTTTCCGGGGCGCGGGGTTTCTTTTGTACTagacttttttatttaataccAGACTTTACTGTAGTGCGACTTGTTCTCCCGTCGGACCCGAGTTCGGGTCCGTCTTGCTGCTGATTGGTTGTGAGCAGAGGGCTGGCCCaggctgttgccatggaaactgtCCCAGCAACCACTAGCAGTAGTGGGGAGGAGGGGGCTCCTCCGACCTTTATACGAAAACGGGGTCATGAGCACAGGTGCTTCGTGACGGACTCGCATGTTTGGCTGCATCATATTCCTTTGGCACTGTATTTTGAATGAACgttaatttattaaaaaacataCCAAAACGTTCCGCCAGCCTCGAGGGCGTCTGTTCCTCATCCTGCCCGCCGTGGAGGTCCGGACCTGAGAAACCCGGGGAGACTGGAGcacaaacagccgaaccgtcCGAAGGAGGTGAAAGTACTTTTTTATTCAGCAGTAGAGCGTCTCACTCTCCGTTCAGTCGGAACACTCCACTCCAAAACACCAagtagaaaacaaaagcagtcgGGTCGAAGGTCACGGCTGAGGCGCTGACAGCATGCTAACAGGACCTGGTGACTTGGGGGCGCCACGGCAAACACCCAGAATAAATACATCTTTAGCTCCACTGGACAGACGGACGCACCGCGGGGTCACATGGTTCTCGGGCAGCGACGTGAAGGGCTTGAGGTGAGGAGCAAGAGCACAACTGTCGCAGCTCGGACGCGAACAGACTGGGTTGCGAGTTGATATCCGCTGGTTCCAGGAGCCACGCGTCACAGACGCGTTCGCTCCACAGTCAGGTCCAGAAATGACTGAGCACAGAAAAGACAGGAACAGGACCAGcgtctgttgccatggtgacagacCAAGCTCCTGTCTGAGCCACACCACAGTGTGAAGCCTCGCTCATGACACACTAAGTGGAAGTCAAATTTAGCCATCATCGATTCAGCGATTAAAAACGGAACAGTGGTGAATAGGTTAAAAAGGTTGTCGCCATGATGGTGGGTCGCTTGCTGCTGAAGGCCAgtgagcaacactgccccctgctgaccgGCCCAGCCTTCACACCGTTACCATGACGACCAGCATGTGTTGATGTCCGTCACTAAAATGAAGGTCTTGGGCGAGCGCCGACGGCAGCGGCGAGCTCGTGTCTCACGGGTCACGTCCAGCAtgaggagaactggcaggaggGTCTGGGTTTGAGCTCACAGTGGAGGAACGTGGCTCTGGTCCCGGAAGAAAGCAGCCAGTGGAAACGTGTGCTCAGCAGGTCCGTTTCTCGGGGTCAGGGGTcacagtggttggttctggagCGGGAGACAGCGTGGAGAACCAGGAGGACATGGCCGACTTGGCACTGGTCAAGGCTCCGCCCACCGACTGACCTGGTGAGACACCCACAGGTCAGTACCCACAAGTCAGGAGCCAGGCGATGAGCGTGTTAGCCGCGAGCTACCGTACCCACGATCTTTCCCGTCTGCACCACGCTGCGGCTCGTGGTCATCATGGCGTTCCCGATCTTCTTCCCGCGCTCGCTGTTCTGCACCGAGCTGTGGCGGGAAACATGGCGGTGAGGATGAGCAGCGGGACTCAGTTTCCTGTTCTCACACCCACACCATCATCAAGTTCCTACTGAGAAACTCCGTCTGATACTTAACGTCATTGCGTTCTTCTGTTCATTTCAACCACAAGAGGGCGACACTTGCCGTGCAGCAGGTGGACGGAGGCACTTACTGGGACAGTCGCAGTTTCACATCAGCCACGCTGTAGTGACCCTGGAACAggtgactgacacacacacacacacgggggtCAAACCAGAACCAGCGCATCCGCTGCGTCCACACGGTGGCGCCACTCACCCCGGCGTGACGGTCGTCATGGCAACGTGCTTGTTGCTGTACCAGACCCTGAAGTTGTGCGTGTTTTTCCAGGCGCCGACAAAGCCGGCGCCGTAGTCGGCCAGCAGCCGCTCGCTGTCTGTGGCGGAGGCAGAGGCGGGGCGTGAGCGGCGGTGCACAGCCAAGCGCGCGCCCCCGGGGGCGGGCCTCACCTGGCTGCAGGACGCTGGACAGCAGCGAGTGCAGGTAGAGCGTGAACTGGGCCCGGATCCACTCGTCGCCGCCCTCCCAGCCCGTCCCGTCCAGGAAGACGTCGTCCCTGTTCTCTGTCACGTGCTTCACCAGGTAGTCCGCGAAGCGCAGGTCCGCCGTGGTCAGACTCAGGACCTTCCTCAGCTCCGGGTCCTGGATGTGGATGGCCGCGTCCTCCACCTGGGGGTCGCCACAGGGTCACGGCCGCACgcctttctgtctgtctgcgcAGCGGTCGTACCTCCACCACGGCGTCGCTCAGGTGTCTCTGCTGGCGGAACAGAATGTTGGTCGCCCCGGCGACGAAGCCACGGACTGTCACGTCCgacagcaggtggtgctgctgcagcgCCATGTAGGGCAGGCACAGGTATCCCTGCAGAGAGCCGGACAGGTGAGACCGTGGCAGCGGCGCGTGACAGCAGGCGGGCAGCTGAGCAACCTTGGTGAAGACGGCCAGCGGGAGACCGTACTGGTCCTCCTCCAGTCCGGACACCAGGCCTTGAGTCACGGCACCCGGGCTCGCTGCCTGCGGCTGCACGGTGATGGGCACGCCCGTCTCCGCGTCTGCCGCTGGCTCGGGTGCTGCCTCTGCCCCCTTGGGGGCGTCGTCCAGCACGCTGGGGTCCAGAGTCTCCCAGTCGCTCTCCGAGGAGTCCGGCGAAGTTCTGGTCGGGGGTTTGAGGAGGTGGTTCCCTTCTGAGCCAGACGACCCGCCGTCGGCCAGATCAGTGACCGACACCGACACAAACTCCTCCCCGAGCGCGCCGTCCTCCGACACGCTGCCCCGCGGCCGGTAGTGCGACGAGTCCACCAGTCCGTGCTCCAGCATGCCTGCACACACACGGCAGCGGCGTCAGCAGGGTGCGGAACCTCCACCGGCGCCGCTCGCCACTGACCCGGGAAGAGCGACAGCACCGTCATCAGAGCTCCCACCAGCCGGCTGACCGGGGACACGTAGAACAGGACCTGCGGACGGAAGCGGACGTGAGCGCTGGACCCGCGGTGAGcccgggtcatgtgaccggccGCCCGGCACCTTCTTCTCCAGCAGGATGAGCTTGAAGAGGATCAGGACCTGAGGGCAGAGCAGGGTTAGTGTCAGCGCGCGGCACCGGCCCGGCCCAGGCGGCGCCCCCTACCTTGTGTCGGAAGTGCAGGATCAGGTCTCGCGGCGACAAACCTGCGGGAAGACAGTGTGAGCGAGTGGCTGATTAACAGAGAgggcagcgccccctgctggggcCGACCTACCCAGGTGGAGCTGAGAGCCCTCCAGGCTGGAGCCGCCCAGCGAGCCGTTCATGTGCTCGAACAGCTCctgtggagagaaagagcccCAGGCCAGTCGGTGACGTCTCAGGCCGCGGTGATGTCACAAGCTCTCACCTGCAGGATGGAGATCTGGGAGAAGTCTTTCTCCTCGAAGTAGGCGTGAGTGATGAGCTGCAGCTTGGCTTGGAGGAGGCCGAAGAgaggctgcacacacacacacacacgcgcacgcgtctgtctctctctgtccctgtgAGGACCGCGCCTGGCCGTcgcccttcccccagcctctccccctgaactcatggctcacctgagccaggacCAGGCTGGAGCCCTCAGAGTGAGGCGAGAGGACCCACCCGCGACACACACGGACCTCAGAAGGACGAGCCACTCACCACGCGACTGAGGACACACACGCTCTTCTGCACCGTCTCACGGGTCACGTCGGCCTGCCGCACCTTCAGAGCCTGACGGTGGGAGATCAAGTCATGACACTGCCGTGGGCCCCGCCTCCACACAAACACGGGGTACCTTCGCTTCGATTTGTCGGTAACACGAGACCCCGTAAACACACTTCATGTCGCCGCCCAGCGGTGGGAGGTGGAAGTACACCGTGTCTGCAACACAAGCGGCAGCGGAGTCGGTGAACGGCGGCGGgggtgtgcgcgcgcgcgcgctcgtgtgtgtgtctctctcaccctcctggAAGTTGTGGGCGCCGTCGGGCAGCGCGAGGAACGGCAGGTACTTCCACTCCTCGGGCAGCAGGCTGCTGTCGTGACCTTGGTCCGGCAGCAGCGGCGGGAAGGAGAACTCCACCTGTCAGACAGCAGCCAGGTGAGTGACTCGGGCCCCGCCCACCCTCTCTGTCCCGAGGTCTGGAGAGGTGGGGCGAATCCTCAACCAGGTCAACAGGTGGGCGGAGTCCGCTGACCCCCTCGGGTCGAGCACGTCACCCAGACTTTCGTTTGGAGCTGCTTCCGGTCCAGCAGAACCAGCTCTGAATCattgagcagctgcaggacagaTGGAAGACGGTCGCAAAACACCTCGATCACGTGACAGCTCCGCGACCGGCCTGGGCCGAACCGGTTCCCTGAGTTCTGTCACCACACGTGACTTCTGTCAGCAGGTTTCACTCGAAGTGGGACGACTGGGTTCGGGCACCGGCTGCAGGAAGTGGCCGTCCCTCCCGACACCAGAGCGCCACAGCGGACAGCTGTCACCAGCGGTTCCGAAGCTCTAAACCCCGCGCGCGCGTCAGCCGCTAGCAGCTGTTAGCTTGTGTTAGCATGTGCTAGCAGGTACCTGGCAGCCCTTCTTGTGGTGAAATCCGACCACCACGATGTGCAGCACGGGCCCCCGTGGCTCTTCCCTGCCGTGGGAGTCCATGGCCCGGGGCGGACGGTCGCTGGGTTCGGGCCGGGGCGAGACGCAGCCGCAGCTCCAGGAACACAACACCGGAAGTGGCTTCCTCCCGCAGCCGAGGCAAGAGACGGCTCCGCTCAACACTTCCGGTGTCTTCTTCCGCGCAGTTTAACCGACTCTATCAGCTTCTTACACTCGTGTTCACGCACGATTCTTCACACAAATGTACCCGTGCGAACATACTCCATGTTCCCGTTCACCACGTCCCGTTGTTGAGATGTCACAGACGAGGTGGGAGCAGTTAGTTTACGTCACccgcagcagaggaggagggaagccTCTTGACGCTGACTTCTTTGGCTCTGTCAAAACAGTGACGTCGtgatttcagaatcagaaaaaaaaactatttatttcGAGGGAAATTTTGTTCTCAGCGTAACATGctctttaaacaacaaaaatataaatataaaaacataaaaaaaaatacattttttgttatcTCTCTCTTTCCCGTATTCAGGATGTTGGTGGAAAACATCTTGCATACGCAAGTACAGTAAATACAAGTCTCCACAAATCCAGATTCCGATTTTGGGCGAAAACAAACGACGCAACGTTGTTTTTGCAACAAGACGTCGTCATCGCGTTGGGCCGGTTCGATTGCTCTGGTCTGACCCCGGCGCTCTTCTCTCGATTGCTCGTGGCTGGCTGACTTGTTGGAACATGGCGGCGACACCAGCGACGAACCCCTCACAGCTGCTCCCTCTGGGTCAGTAGGCGCCTCTCCGCGGagtgttgctgtttgtttagAAACGTAGGTAGAAACGTGTCCGCGTGTCTTCCGGCTGAAAGCTCGCTGCGGTAACACACGGTTCTCTGTCTCTTCGTTCATCATCCTTCCGCCTGCGTCCCGGTCGCGTGCTTGAAAGTCCGCGCGTCTCTTCTCATGCcgtttgttttcatgctcaacCATGCTCTAGCTACGTCCCGCGTCGGTCACGTGACCAGGGGGTTCGCGAGTCACGTGAAAACGAAGCCTTCTGAAATGCGTGAATGAATGTTGCAGAGCTGGTGGACAAATGTATCGGCTCCAGAATCCACATCGTGATGAAGACGGACAAGGAGATCGTGGGGACGCTGCTGGGCTTCGACGACTTTGTCAGTATCCTTGGTCAGTGTCCTTGTGTGTGCTGATGGGCTCGATGGTCGCGCGTGTCCTCCTTCACTCTGCCGCAGACATGGTGCTGGAGGACGTGACCGAGTTGTGAGTATTCCACTGGAGTCCAAACGAGTCATGTGACGTGCCACCTCAGGCCCGTGGGAGCTCAGCCAGACGTCTCCCCAGGGGGAGGAGTCAAGATCAGTCCCCAGTCATGAGGCGTCTCTCTCTGGACTcaccgagagagagagacgctcaGTCACCCGGGGCAGGCTGAGCTCAGGTGCCACAGGTGTCACAGAAGGCTGGGCCTCGCCACGCCACGCCAGGCCGGGCCGGGGCTCACAGGAACCTCAGCCTCTTGAACACGGTCCTGGTCTCGTCTGGTTCCACCTCAGCGCCAGTGAACTGACTCGGAGTCGGTCCCGAGTCTCAGCTCGTGTCTTCTGTTGCAGTGAAATCACGCCTGAGGGACGGAGGATCACCAAGCTGGACCAGATTCTGCTGAACGGAAACAACATCACCATGGTAACGTTTGAATTTCCCTCCAGTGGCGGTGCTGGCCACGCCAAGCCTTAGTcagtctctccctccctctctctctctctctctctctatctccctccctctcaccctcacttcctctctctctgtctgcctccctcccccctttctctctctctctctccatcactccctctctctatctctctcccCTCTATCCATCCCTTTCTCCCGCcccgtctctctctccatcactccctctccctctctctctcccccctccatccctccctcccttcctcccgcccgtctctctctctctccatccctccttcccttcctcccgcccgtctctctctctctccatccctccttcccttcctcccgcccgtctctctctctcatccctCATTCCCTTCCTCCCgccgctgtctctctctcatccctccctctctctatctctctccccctctccattcctcccctgtctctctctccatcactccctctctctctcgctctctctctctccatccctccttcccttcctcccgcccgtctctctctctctccatccctccctcccttcctcccgcctgtctctctctctctccatccctccatcccttcctccctcccccgtctctctctctttccttcctccccAGGCGCTTGTGTCAGGTGCGTCTGTGTGTTTCAACAGACTCCTGTCTTGTGTTGCAGCTGATTCCCGGAGGCGAGGGACCTGAGGTGTAGCCGCCTCCCACCATCCTTAGTAATGACCCTCCAGACaagagtgtttttgtttgtgccaCGGAAGAAtggcctttttcttttttaataaactcATTTGCAGTCAAACAAGGTTTTATAACTCCTTCCTGCCACCCAGCAGGTGGCAACCCATCAGTACATGGAAGACTTCTCCTCTCCTTTTGGGTTGGTCACCTTCTCAAAGTTTTTGGACACGACGTCGTAGAGTTCGCTCTGAAAGagtgtggaggtcagaggtcagctgggCTGCTGCTCAGCGTGACGCTGAAGGTGAACTCACGTAGTAGCCCCGGATGTCCATGAGCATGATGAAGAGCTCGCTGCGCATGGCCTCGTCCTTCTCGTGCACCAGGGAGCGATAGTCCATCTGCAGGACCGACAAAGAGCTGACCGTCAAAGTCTGGACCGCCGGCCACTCAGACAgggggtcataatgttttggctcaCTGTTCTGAGAGTCAAAGTTATCAGAAGAGAAAGACTCACCACGTGAGTGTCTTTAGAAGCTTTGGCCACAGCATCACCTCGCTCAGAGAAATACCTGCCAGAACAGACTCACCACAGTCAGACTCACCACAGAGTCAGACTCACCAGAGTCAGACTCACTAGAGTCAGTCACCACAGTCAGACTCACCACAGTTTGACTCACCACAGTCACACTCACTAGAGTCAGAATCACTACAGTCAGAGTCACCACTCACGACGGTGCGAGTCACTACAGTCAGAGTTGCTCCAGTCCGTGTGCTTGGGAGCGTACTTGTTGATGTTGGTCTGGAAGGTCTCGGCCTTGGTCTTCACGGCGGTGATACGTTCCAGAATCTTCTCCTGTGGTGGGTCCAGGTGCTCAGACTCGGCAGTGACACGTGGCGGCAGCAGACAGGAGACTCACCTGGACGGCGACGCCAAAGTCATTTCCGTCTTCGATCTTGGGAATCAGGTGAAGAATCCAGCAGCTCACCTGCGGCGCAGAGTTGAGGAGGATGTGTGTTTGATCCTGACAGCATGTAGACTGTCACTGTAAAAGCCTCAGGAACACAGAGTCCTGGGTGTGCGATGACGGTGAGGATGAGGGAGACTCACGGTGACGATGGTCTCTCTCAGCTCCACCACCTCTGGCTTGACCTTCTCCAGCAGCGCCTGAATGGTCTGGTTCCCTGGGATGAAGCCGCACTTGGGAGCTGGACACAGAAAGGAGTCGGGTCAAGTCGGCGGGTCTGGGGGGGAGTGGCCtcacctttcttcttcttcttctctccaccGTCTTCGTCCGTCTCCATGTCCTGTGATAACATCACACAACATTTCAAGGCGGCGGTGGACgcaggcctccagggggcgacgGCTCACCTCTTCATCCTGCGGCGGGGGGTCGGGGATGGGGATGTCCAGGGGAGCTCGCAGGGcctcggtggaggagctgaaggccTCGTCCTGGACACAAGTGAGGACAACAGAGGCCAGTGAAGGCGGAGGCCGGCgccggacagacagacggacggatggagggaggaggaggaggaggcagaccTGCAGCAGCGCGTCCAGCCGCAGGATCTTGGAGGGAATGAGTCGTGAGATGAGCTGGTCCGCCTGCATCACAGGGCCCTGGTCAGACACGCTCccctccaacaacaacaacaacaacaaccgctGCGGCTCAGACAACAAACCTCCTGGTAGAGCGTCTGGCGGAAGTTCTCCACCTGCAACAGCACACAACTGGTGTTAGGACCCAGCAGCTCGGACGCGGCCGCGCTTGAATCGTCGTCTCAACTATCACAAAGTAAAACCAGCAAGTAAAACGAGCCTCCCGCTTAAAGAGGCGGTTCGCTCGCACGCGTGCTGAACGCTGTCCGTTACTGTTTGGAAAGCAGGTCCAGCTGTGACAGCCATGGAACACCGAACACGGCTCGACCGCCGGTCTCTGACTCGATTCTGTTGGCGGAAGAGGAAGACGCGCCGGTTCGTGAGGGTCGGATTTGCTGACTCACTGGTGGAGCCACTTCCTCTTTCGCTTTCTCTGGATCCGAAGGGGACCAAACGAAGCGCAGTGATCGTACTCGCAGTCGGCTGGTGAATCCATTCGTCCTACAAGACACCGGCCGCGGAGACACTCGGAGGAAACACTCGGACCAACTGACCTGAACTTTGTTGGCGGCGCTGATTTTCAAAATGGAGGATCTGGACATGACGCGGCCGCCGTTGAGGTTCGACCCTGGAGAAGAACGAGGTTGAAGCGCAGGCGGTTCCGAGGTCACAACAGGAGCGACGAGTGCGGGAGACGAGGACGAGGCGCTGAGGCGAGTTCGAGTCCCGGGCAGGTTCACTTTCGCTTTCCCGACCCCGCCCCGCGCCGCTCCAGCGGACCTCAGTTTAACCCTTTCACCGACAGTCTAGACGCCTGACTGACGTCTTAACAAGGCGCGTCTCACTCTCACAAGTGACAACCTCACGCTTCCGGTCCTCGACCTCCATCAACAACGCGAGCAAACGGAATCATCGTACGATTGTTTCCTCCCGTTTCTGCAATGAAACACGCGGCATTC encodes:
- the avl9 gene encoding late secretory pathway protein AVL9 homolog; amino-acid sequence: MDSHGREEPRGPVLHIVVVGFHHKKGCQVEFSFPPLLPDQGHDSSLLPEEWKYLPFLALPDGAHNFQEDTVYFHLPPLGGDMKCVYGVSCYRQIEAKALKVRQADVTRETVQKSVCVLSRVPLFGLLQAKLQLITHAYFEEKDFSQISILQELFEHMNGSLGGSSLEGSQLHLGLSPRDLILHFRHKVLILFKLILLEKKVLFYVSPVSRLVGALMTVLSLFPGMLEHGLVDSSHYRPRGSVSEDGALGEEFVSVSVTDLADGGSSGSEGNHLLKPPTRTSPDSSESDWETLDPSVLDDAPKGAEAAPEPAADAETGVPITVQPQAASPGAVTQGLVSGLEEDQYGLPLAVFTKGYLCLPYMALQQHHLLSDVTVRGFVAGATNILFRQQRHLSDAVVEVEDAAIHIQDPELRKVLSLTTADLRFADYLVKHVTENRDDVFLDGTGWEGGDEWIRAQFTLYLHSLLSSVLQPDSERLLADYGAGFVGAWKNTHNFRVWYSNKHVAMTTVTPGHLFQGHYSVADVKLRLSHSVQNSERGKKIGNAMMTTSRSVVQTGKIVGQSVGGALTSAKSAMSSWFSTLSPAPEPTTVTPDPEKRTC
- the lsm5 gene encoding U6 snRNA-associated Sm-like protein LSm5 isoform X1 is translated as MAATPATNPSQLLPLELVDKCIGSRIHIVMKTDKEIVGTLLGFDDFVNMVLEDVTEFEITPEGRRITKLDQILLNGNNITMLIPGGEGPEV
- the lsm5 gene encoding U6 snRNA-associated Sm-like protein LSm5 isoform X2, producing the protein MKTDKEIVGTLLGFDDFVNMVLEDVTEFEITPEGRRITKLDQILLNGNNITMLIPGGEGPEV
- the psme2 gene encoding proteasome activator complex subunit 2; amino-acid sequence: MSRSSILKISAANKVQVENFRQTLYQEADQLISRLIPSKILRLDALLQDEAFSSSTEALRAPLDIPIPDPPPQDEEDMETDEDGGEKKKKKAPKCGFIPGNQTIQALLEKVKPEVVELRETIVTVSCWILHLIPKIEDGNDFGVAVQEKILERITAVKTKAETFQTNINKYFSERGDAVAKASKDTHVMDYRSLVHEKDEAMRSELFIMLMDIRGYYSELYDVVSKNFEKVTNPKGEEKSSMY